In Sphingomonas sp. SORGH_AS_0950, the following are encoded in one genomic region:
- a CDS encoding protein-glutamate O-methyltransferase CheR: protein MNAFAALPEREMEFAFSAADHRAIADLIYAESGILLPDTKAKLIYGRLARRLRACGLSTFPDYLALVASDAGERARAVDALTTNHTAFFRENHHFEHFRESLWPGFAERLASGGRVRVWSAACSSGEEPYSLMMTILGTDTRAADKLARQDFRVLATDLSPSVIATARAGRYPLDTTRAMPAAMRSAWCRRVGDMDELSPVLREPIAFRELNLLRKWPMRRPFDVIFCRNVMIYFDEPTKAQLLARFADQLVDGGILYIGHAERIPPEVAARFHCIGRTAFQKVS from the coding sequence GTGAACGCCTTCGCCGCCCTTCCCGAACGCGAGATGGAGTTCGCCTTCTCGGCGGCCGACCATCGCGCGATCGCGGATCTGATCTATGCCGAATCGGGCATCCTGCTGCCCGATACCAAGGCCAAGCTGATCTATGGGCGGCTCGCGCGGCGGTTGCGCGCCTGCGGGCTGTCGACCTTTCCCGATTATCTGGCGCTGGTCGCCAGCGATGCCGGGGAGCGCGCCCGCGCGGTCGATGCGCTGACCACCAACCACACCGCCTTCTTTCGCGAAAATCATCATTTCGAGCATTTCCGGGAATCGCTCTGGCCGGGCTTTGCCGAACGGCTGGCCTCGGGCGGGCGCGTGCGCGTCTGGTCGGCGGCCTGTTCCAGCGGCGAGGAACCCTATTCGCTGATGATGACGATCCTGGGCACCGACACCCGCGCCGCCGACAAGCTGGCGCGGCAGGATTTCCGGGTGCTGGCGACCGACCTGTCGCCCAGCGTCATCGCGACCGCGCGCGCGGGCCGCTATCCGCTCGACACGACGCGCGCCATGCCCGCCGCGATGCGATCGGCCTGGTGCCGCCGGGTCGGCGACATGGACGAATTGTCGCCCGTCTTGCGCGAACCGATCGCGTTCCGCGAGCTCAACCTGCTCCGCAAATGGCCGATGCGGCGGCCATTCGATGTGATCTTCTGCCGCAACGTCATGATTTACTTCGACGAACCGACCAAGGCCCAACTGCTTGCCCGCTTCGCCGACCAGCTGGTCGACGGCGGCATCCTCTACATTGGTCACGCCGAACGCATCCCGCCGGAAGTAGCGGCGCGCTTTCACTGCATCGGTCGCACCGCTTTCCAGAAAGTATCCTGA
- a CDS encoding chemotaxis response regulator protein-glutamate methylesterase, with amino-acid sequence MAVRTLIVDDSPTMRALIAGMLSRDPDIEVVGAANGPHQAREMIKALDPDVITLDVEMPDMNGLDFLERVMRLRPMPVVMLSTLTQAGADTTIRALELGAVECCAKPATNCVDPRIAESVKAAASSRRIRVRDMTPAAPVPMADFKPIPGSLIAIGASTGGVEALIQVLSGFPANCPPTVIVQHMPATFTTSFAARLDRLSKPTVAEARHGQPLLPGHVYLAPGGTHHMEVGGTEGQYRARLIPDDPTSGHRPSVDRLFHSVAKNVGTKAVGAILTGMGRDGADGLLAMRGKGCFTVGQDRDSCVVYGMPGVAQEVGAVTKQLTLTRIAPALIDRCRA; translated from the coding sequence ATGGCCGTACGTACATTGATTGTCGACGACTCCCCCACCATGCGCGCCTTGATCGCGGGGATGCTCAGCCGCGACCCCGATATCGAAGTGGTCGGCGCGGCCAATGGACCGCACCAGGCGCGCGAGATGATCAAGGCGCTGGACCCCGACGTCATCACGCTGGACGTCGAGATGCCCGACATGAACGGGCTCGACTTCCTCGAACGCGTCATGCGGCTGCGTCCGATGCCGGTGGTCATGCTCTCGACGCTGACCCAGGCGGGCGCGGACACCACCATCCGCGCGCTGGAACTGGGCGCGGTCGAATGCTGCGCCAAGCCCGCGACCAACTGCGTCGATCCGCGCATCGCCGAAAGCGTCAAGGCCGCCGCGAGCAGCCGCCGCATCCGCGTGCGCGACATGACGCCCGCCGCGCCGGTGCCGATGGCCGATTTCAAGCCGATCCCCGGCTCGCTGATCGCGATCGGCGCGTCGACCGGCGGGGTCGAGGCGCTGATCCAGGTGCTGAGCGGCTTTCCCGCCAACTGCCCGCCGACCGTCATCGTGCAGCATATGCCCGCGACCTTCACGACCAGCTTCGCCGCCCGGCTCGACCGGCTGTCCAAGCCGACCGTGGCCGAGGCGCGCCACGGCCAACCGCTGCTGCCCGGCCATGTCTATCTCGCGCCCGGCGGCACCCATCACATGGAGGTCGGCGGCACCGAGGGCCAGTATCGCGCCCGCCTGATCCCCGACGATCCGACCAGCGGCCACCGCCCCTCGGTCGACCGCCTGTTCCACAGCGTCGCCAAGAATGTCGGCACCAAGGCGGTCGGCGCGATCCTGACCGGCATGGGCCGCGACGGCGCCGACGGCCTGCTCGCGATGCGCGGCAAGGGCTGTTTCACCGTCGGCCAGGACCGGGACAGCTGCGTCGTCTATGGCATGCCCGGCGTCGCGCAGGAGGTGGGTGCGGTGACCAAGCAGTTGACGCTGACGCGTATCGCGCCCGCGCTGATCGACCGGTGCCGGGCGTGA
- a CDS encoding chemotaxis protein CheD, with protein MAQSFPPPPPFTRLAHRDGLRRINVIQGETRVSQDKEVVLTTVLGSCISACLYDPVAGIGGLNHFLLAEPGAAETDPKSMQRYGVYAMEVLINAMMALGAQRHSLKARLFGGAMMRDGFRDIGAANAQFARRFLADERIALVGEDVGGISARRVEFRPALGLARCRHVTDTAVPAPRAARPAPPPPPAATGDVEFF; from the coding sequence ATGGCCCAGTCCTTTCCGCCGCCGCCGCCATTCACCCGGCTGGCGCATCGCGACGGTCTTCGCCGGATCAACGTGATCCAGGGAGAGACCCGCGTCAGCCAGGACAAGGAGGTCGTGCTGACCACCGTGCTGGGCAGCTGCATTTCGGCCTGCCTGTACGATCCGGTCGCGGGAATCGGCGGTCTGAACCATTTTTTGCTCGCCGAACCGGGTGCCGCGGAAACCGATCCTAAATCCATGCAGCGCTATGGCGTCTATGCGATGGAAGTTCTGATCAACGCGATGATGGCGCTCGGCGCCCAGCGGCACAGCCTGAAGGCCCGGCTGTTCGGCGGGGCGATGATGCGCGACGGGTTCCGCGACATCGGCGCGGCCAATGCGCAATTCGCCCGCCGTTTCCTGGCGGACGAGCGGATCGCGCTGGTCGGCGAGGATGTCGGCGGGATCAGTGCGCGTCGCGTCGAGTTCCGCCCCGCGCTGGGCCTGGCCCGCTGCCGCCATGTGACGGACACGGCGGTTCCGGCGCCGCGCGCCGCGCGCCCCGCTCCGCCGCCGCCACCCGCCGCGACCGGCGACGTGGAATTCTTCTGA
- a CDS encoding response regulator, which yields MSQLIMTVDDSPSMRMLLRAALTDMGYRVLEAEDGVHALDTLDGVTADTAPDLVITDINMPRMDGFGLIEALRRQPGHRNLPILVLTTESSDEKKARAREAGATGWIVKPFNPEKLAAAIRRVLH from the coding sequence GTGTCCCAACTCATCATGACCGTGGACGATTCGCCCAGCATGAGAATGCTTCTGCGCGCCGCGCTCACCGATATGGGATATCGGGTGCTCGAGGCCGAGGACGGCGTTCATGCGCTCGACACGCTGGACGGGGTCACCGCCGACACCGCCCCGGATCTGGTCATCACCGACATCAACATGCCGCGCATGGACGGTTTCGGCCTGATCGAGGCGCTGCGTCGCCAGCCCGGCCACCGCAACCTGCCGATCCTGGTGCTGACCACCGAAAGCTCCGACGAGAAGAAGGCCCGCGCGCGCGAGGCGGGGGCGACCGGCTGGATCGTCAAGCCCTTCAACCCCGAAAAGCTCGCCGCGGCCATCCGCCGCGTGCTGCACTGA
- a CDS encoding chemotaxis protein CheW, translated as MSRQLITFQLGDQILGVDIMAIREIRAWSPATPLPNVPAHVRGVVNLRGVVLPVLDLRHRLGWGVTDPSARHVIIVVRIGEQLQGLIVDAVNDIVTIPPEAMQPLPDMGEATAAHYLEGLATIEQRLILILALDRLSDSVSLTAEAA; from the coding sequence ATGTCGCGTCAGCTCATCACCTTCCAGCTCGGCGACCAGATACTGGGCGTCGACATCATGGCCATCCGCGAGATCCGCGCTTGGTCGCCCGCGACCCCGCTGCCCAACGTGCCCGCGCATGTGCGCGGCGTGGTGAACCTGCGCGGCGTGGTCCTGCCGGTCCTCGACCTGCGGCACCGGCTGGGCTGGGGCGTGACCGATCCGAGCGCTCGGCACGTCATCATCGTGGTGCGGATCGGCGAGCAGCTCCAGGGCCTGATCGTCGATGCGGTCAACGACATCGTGACCATCCCGCCCGAGGCGATGCAGCCCCTGCCCGACATGGGCGAGGCGACGGCGGCGCATTACCTGGAAGGGCTGGCCACGATCGAACAGCGGCTGATCCTGATCCTGGCGCTCGACCGCCTGTCCGATAGCGTTTCGTTAACCGCCGAAGCCGCATAA